The genomic interval GGCCCCTCGGTCAGCTGCTGACCTTTATGTACGAAGTCACCCGGGAACACAATTACATGTTTGTTCATCGGAATCAGATGTTCTTCTTCCGCACCGGTCACGGTGTCACGAACAATCAGCTTCCGCTTACCTTTGGCAATTCCGCCCAGTTCAACAATACCTTCAATCTTGGCAATTTCAGCCGCCTCTTTCGGCGTACGGGCTTCCACCAGTTCAGCCACACGCGGCAGACCACCGGTAATATCCTTGGTACGTACCGTTTTCCGCGGAGTACGGGCCAGCGTGTAACCCGCAGCAATCGTGTCGCCTTCCTTAATCATCACCTGCGCGCCGGCCGGGATGGAATAATGACCGACATTACCGTCATCACCGACAATAAGAATTTCCGGATGAAGGTCTTCCTTATGCTCCATAACCGTCAAACCTTCAACACCGGTTGCCTCATCCACAGTCTTCTGAACAGTTACCCCTTCAATAAAGTCCTGGAATTCAAGCTTACCATTATGTTCGGAAAGAATCGGAACGGAGTACGGATCCCATTCCACAAAGACTTCACCCGCCTCAACGCGGTCTCCGTCATCAATAGATACCTGGGCCCCGATTACCATGGCATAGCGCTCAAGCTCACGTCCTTCCTCGTCTACAACCAGAATGTTACCGTTTTTATTCAGCACGATATTCTGATCGTTGACTTTGACCGAACGAATATTTTCATAGCGCACGGTACCACTTGATTTCGCGGTAACTTTCGGCTGTTTAAACACGGAGGATGCCGTACCACCAATATGGAATGTACGCATCGTCAGCTGTGTACCCGGCTCACCGATGGACTGCGCCGCAATGATACCAACCGGCTGGCCGAGCTGAGCCATCTTGCCGGTCGCGAGGTTTTTGCCATAACACTTGGCACAGACCCCACGACGCGACTCACAGGTCAGCACCGAACGGATAACAACCTGTTCAACACCGGCACTTTCCACCTTCCGGGCCGAATATTTATCAATCAGCTCTCCGGCGGCAACAATCACCTCCAGCGTATGCGGGTTGCAGATATCCTCTGCCGCGGTACGGCCGATAATGCGTGTAGCCAGCGAAACCAGCTCATCATCACCCTCGGAAATCGCCGCAACTTCAATACCGTTAAGCGTATGGCAGTCCTCTTCGGTAATGATAATATCGTGTGAAACGTCTACCAGTTTACGGGTCAGATAACCGGAGTCCGCCGTTTTCAGCGCGGTATCTGCCAGACCTTTACGAGCCCCGTGTGTCGAAATGAAGTATTCAAGTACCGACAGCCCCTCTCGGAAATTCGAGAGAATCGGCCGCTCGATAATTTCACCGGAAGGCTTGGCCATCAGACCGCGCATACCGGCAAGCTGACGGATCTGCTGACGGGAACCACGGGCCCCGGAATCAACCATTACGTAGACCGGATTGAGCTCTTCTTTCGACTTCGCATTTTTCGGATCGTCGTTCTCCTCCAGTACAGCGAACAGCTTATTGGTCAGCTTATCGTTCGTGTCAGTCCAGATATCGATGATCATGTTGTAGCGTTCACCTTCGGTAATCAGACCCTTGCGGTGCTTGGCTTCAACCTCCTCAATTTCTTTACGCGCGGCGGCAACCATAGGCGCTTTATCCTGCGGAATGATCATGTCAGTCAAACCGATAGACATACCGGAACGGGTAGCCTGTTCGTAACCCAGGTTTTTCAGCGCATCAAGAACCCCGACTGTGACGTTGTGGCCAGAGATTTCATAACAGGCCTCAATCAGCTGCCCGACAACCTTTTTCGTGGCGGTTTTATTCACAAAACCAAGCTCATCCGGCCATACTTCATTAAAGAATACGCGACCGACAGTGGTCGTGATAACCGAGCGTTCCATATCGCCGTAACGTGTTTCACGCTGATAATCCGGGTTCCGGAAACGAATTCGGTCATGCAGTTTAACAACCCCTTCGTCATAGGCCGTCTGCACTTCCATAATATCGTTCATCATGCGCAGTTGTTCATCAACCGGCTCACCGTGCTTGCGCTTCATCATGTACGTCTGCGATTCCGACGTCAGGAAGTAGCATCCCAGAGCGATATCCTGTGTCGGCGTGGTGACCGGTTTACCGGAAGACGGCGAGAAGATGTTGTTGGTCGCGAGCATAAGACTCTTAGACTCAACCTGTGCTTCGACAGATAACGGTACGTGTACAGCCATCTGGTCACCGTCAAAGTCTGCATTGTATGCTGTACACACGAGCGGATGCAACTGAATGGCCTCACCCTCAATCAGGATCGGCTCGAACGACTGAATCGAAAGTCTGTGCAACGTCGGCGCACGGTTAAGCATCACCGTATGACCGCGGGTCACTTCATCGAGGATATCCCAGACTTCATCCACTTCACGCTCGATCATTTTCTTCGCACTGCGGACCGTATGCACCACACCACGCTCTTTCAAACGCCGAATGATAAAAGGTTCAAACAGCACAAGAGCCATCTTTTTCGGCAGACCGCACTGATTCAGTTTAAGCGTCGGACCCACAACAATTACAGAACGGCCGGAATAGTCGACACGCTTACCAAGCAGGTTCTGGCGGAAACGGCCCTGTTTACCTTTCAGCATATCGGAAAGGGATTTCAGCGGACGATTGCCCGGACCGGTAACCGCACGGCCATGACGACCGTTATCAAACAGTGCATCAACTGACTGCTGCAGCATGCGTTTTTCGTTACGGATAATCACTTCCGGCGTTTTGAGAGCCAGCAGCGTACGCAGACGGTTGTTCCGGTTGATCACACGGCGATACAGGTCATTCAGATCTGATGTAGCAAACCGGCCGCCTTCGAGCGGAACCAGCGGGCGCAGGTCCGGCGGAATCACCGGCAGCACTTCCATAACCATCCATTCCGGACGGGATCCGGATTTAATGAACCCTTCCATCACCTTCATCTGGTTTACCAGCTTCTTGCGGGTCTGTTTGGAACGGGTGTTCATCATTGCTTCTTCAAGTTCCTGAAGCGTCTTGACCGGATCGATTTTACTCAACAGATCACGTACACCTTCAGCACCGATTTTGGCAACGAAGCTTTCAGCACCATAGTTATCCAGCGCTTCCCGGTATTCCTCTTCGGAAAGGAGCTGCTTTTCTTTCAGCGGAGTTTCTCCGGGATCAACAACGATATAATTATCGTAATACAACACACGCTCCAGGTTGCGCATCGTCATATCCAGAATCAAACCCATCCGGCTCGGTGTGGCTTTGAAAAACCAGATATGTGAAGCCGGCACAGCCAGCTCAATGTGCGCCATACGTTCACGACGAACGCGTGACAGCGTAACTTCAACTCCACAACGGTCACAGATGACCCCTTTGTGTTTGATACGCTTGTACTTTCCGCATGAACATTCCCAGTCCTTGGTCGGACCGAAAATACGTTCACAGAAAAGTCCGCCTTTTTCGGGCTTGAAAGTCCGGTAATTGATCGTTTCCGGATTTTTGACTTCACCGTGACTCCACGAACGGATCGCTTCCGGAGAAGCGAGCGTAATGTTCGCGTAGTCACTTTGTTCCTGCTGCTTGATACCGAAGATGTCGGCTATATTTGAATTTTCCACGAGGCATTCCTCCTGCAGTATAATGGATAGGTATCTAAGTTACGCGACTAGGCCGACAGAATGGGTTCGCCATCCTCGTTCTTCACCTGGAAGTTCAGACCGAGACCCTGCAGCTCCTTAATCAATACGTTAAACGATTCCGGACGACCGGAGTCGAGGACGTTTTCGCCCTTCACAATCGCTTCGTACATACGGGTACGTCCGGCAATATCGTCGGATTTTACCGTCAGGATTTCCTGCAGTGCGTGAGCTGCACCATAGGCCTCGAGTGCCCATACTTCCATTTCTCCGAAACGCTGACCGCCATACTGGGCTTTACCACCGAGCGGTTGCTGCGTTACAAGTGAGTACGGGCCAACTGCACGGGCGTGAATCTTTTCACTGACCAGATGATGCAGTTTAAGCATATACATCACACCGACCACTACGCGCTGTTCCATACGCTCTCCGGTACGTCCGTCATAAAGCTCGGTTTTACCATCTTCAGAAAGACCGGCTTCTCCGAGCATACTGAAAATCTGCTCTTCGGAAATACCATCAAAAATCGGCGTCGCCGCATGAATACCCAGATGCTTGCAGGCCCACCCAAGGTGGGTTTCCAATACCTGGCCCACATTCATACGTGAAGGTACACCCAGCGGGTTCAGAACGATATCCACCGGAGTTCCATCCGGCAGAAACGGCATGTCTTCTTCGGCAACAATCCGGGAAATAACCCCCTTGTTACCATGGCGACCGGCCATTTTATCCCCGACGGACAGTTTCTTCTTCTCAGCCACATAAACCTTAACGGACTTAACGATACCCGCATCGACTTCCTCACCGCTGCCGGCACGATCCATCGAGCGTTCTTTGTCCTGCTTGGCCTCAACGAATTTATTGCGGTATTCGTCAATAATCCCCATAATTTTAATGCGGATCGGAGACGGATCGATTTCAACAAATTCATAGTTGGCAGCCAGCTTACGCAGCAGTGTTTTTGTGATTTTGCGGTTAGCCGGAATAATGACATCACCTGTACTGGAATTCATTACATCCAGCGGAATTTTTTCACCAAGCAGAATATTGGACAGCGCTTCAGTGAGGTCTTCTGTCAGCTGCGCAACCACATCCTCATGGCGCTCAGCGATCTCTCTCTCAAGCTTTTTAACATCCGTCTGTTTTCCTTTATCGGCCGTCGCACCCATCGCATTGTTTTTGGATGACACTTTAACATCCATCACAATACCGTGCGTTCCCGAAGGTGCTTTGAGCGATGTATCACGAACATCTGCGGCTTTTTCACCGAAAATAGCGCGTAGCAGGCGCTCTTCAGGAGCCAGCTCTGTTTCACTCTTCGGTGTGATTTTACCCACAAGGATATCACCCGGTTTCACTTCAGCACCGACCTGAATAATACCGTCATGCGACAGATTTTTCAGAGCTTCTTCTCCAACATTAGGAATGTCGCGGGTGATTTCTTCCGGACCGAGTTTTGTATCACGGGCACCGCATTCGAACTCTTCAATATGAATCGACGTGTAGACGTCTTCGCGGACCAGTTTCTGGTTGATCAGAATCGCATCCTCGAAGTTATAACCGGACCACGGCATAAACGCGACAACCACGTTTTTACCCAGTGCCAGTTCGCCCTCATCTGTACCCGAACCGTCAGCCAGCACATCACCTGCTTTAACTTTCTGTCCTACTTTTACAATCGGACGCTGATTCAGACAGGTTCCCGCATTGGAGCGCATAAATTTGCGCAGTTTATAAATCTGGCATTCATTACCGGATTTTTTAACCGGCATTTTCCCATCTTTCGAAACCACGATACGATCGGCAGAAGCATACGCTACTTTACCGTCCTCTTTCGCAATTACCAGAACACGGGAGTCGCGGGCCAGTCGACCTTCGATACCGGATCCGACAAACGGACGTTCCGACTTCATCAGCGGAACAGCCTGGCGCTGCATGTTCGAACCCATGAGTGCACGGTTGGCATCATCGTGTTCGAGGAACGGGATCAGGCCGGCGGCAATAGACACTACCTGCTTCGGCGAAACGTCCATATATTCCACTTTTTCCGGAGGAACTTCAATAAAGTCGCCCCGGACACGGACCATAACGTGATCATTCACGAAACAGTTCTTTTCATCAAGCGGTGCATTCGCCTGTGCAATCACATAGCGCTCTTCTTCGTCTGCGGTAAGCCAGTCAATCGTTTTACTGACT from Verrucomicrobia bacterium S94 carries:
- the rpoC gene encoding DNA-directed RNA polymerase subunit beta', producing MENSNIADIFGIKQQEQSDYANITLASPEAIRSWSHGEVKNPETINYRTFKPEKGGLFCERIFGPTKDWECSCGKYKRIKHKGVICDRCGVEVTLSRVRRERMAHIELAVPASHIWFFKATPSRMGLILDMTMRNLERVLYYDNYIVVDPGETPLKEKQLLSEEEYREALDNYGAESFVAKIGAEGVRDLLSKIDPVKTLQELEEAMMNTRSKQTRKKLVNQMKVMEGFIKSGSRPEWMVMEVLPVIPPDLRPLVPLEGGRFATSDLNDLYRRVINRNNRLRTLLALKTPEVIIRNEKRMLQQSVDALFDNGRHGRAVTGPGNRPLKSLSDMLKGKQGRFRQNLLGKRVDYSGRSVIVVGPTLKLNQCGLPKKMALVLFEPFIIRRLKERGVVHTVRSAKKMIEREVDEVWDILDEVTRGHTVMLNRAPTLHRLSIQSFEPILIEGEAIQLHPLVCTAYNADFDGDQMAVHVPLSVEAQVESKSLMLATNNIFSPSSGKPVTTPTQDIALGCYFLTSESQTYMMKRKHGEPVDEQLRMMNDIMEVQTAYDEGVVKLHDRIRFRNPDYQRETRYGDMERSVITTTVGRVFFNEVWPDELGFVNKTATKKVVGQLIEACYEISGHNVTVGVLDALKNLGYEQATRSGMSIGLTDMIIPQDKAPMVAAARKEIEEVEAKHRKGLITEGERYNMIIDIWTDTNDKLTNKLFAVLEENDDPKNAKSKEELNPVYVMVDSGARGSRQQIRQLAGMRGLMAKPSGEIIERPILSNFREGLSVLEYFISTHGARKGLADTALKTADSGYLTRKLVDVSHDIIITEEDCHTLNGIEVAAISEGDDELVSLATRIIGRTAAEDICNPHTLEVIVAAGELIDKYSARKVESAGVEQVVIRSVLTCESRRGVCAKCYGKNLATGKMAQLGQPVGIIAAQSIGEPGTQLTMRTFHIGGTASSVFKQPKVTAKSSGTVRYENIRSVKVNDQNIVLNKNGNILVVDEEGRELERYAMVIGAQVSIDDGDRVEAGEVFVEWDPYSVPILSEHNGKLEFQDFIEGVTVQKTVDEATGVEGLTVMEHKEDLHPEILIVGDDGNVGHYSIPAGAQVMIKEGDTIAAGYTLARTPRKTVRTKDITGGLPRVAELVEARTPKEAAEIAKIEGIVELGGIAKGKRKLIVRDTVTGAEEEHLIPMNKHVIVFPGDFVHKGQQLTEGPIVPQELLEVCGPQDLQEYLVNEVQAVYRLQGVEINDKHIEVIVRQMLRKVKITDPGDTEFLWGEQVEKQTFQEVNQKAVAEGRRPAEASPVLLGITKAALETESFISAASFQDTTRVLTKAATLGMVDGLRGFKENVIMGRLIPAGTGFPMYRDIKPVKLGEEISVEDALGGDPLAFAQESTNDEA
- the rpoB gene encoding DNA-directed RNA polymerase subunit beta, whose amino-acid sequence is MAERKNFGVLTDALDAPDLIEIQLNSYRDFLQQDVAPSRRKKMGLQAVLGEAFPIESYDGQIALDFVSYEIKKPKLDHLESIREGETFSAPLYVTFKLREGEDLREDTLFMGEIPLMTDSGSFVINGAERVIVSQLHRSPGICFESSQHANGSTLHSFRIIPDHGSWIEAQFDTSDLIYIYLDRKRRRRKFLASTFLRALGYEKDEEILGLYYKFAEFSLSKKNYKEEDLENLVLSDDIVDADSESVIGRRYDQLTVDMIQRMKLAGYKKVSVVDVSWDQGLFLKSVQADTTRTVDEALKDLYQKLRPGDPPTTASARQMIKRLFFDEARFSLSRVGRYKIQQKLGIESTSLTLETEDVVEALRYLLMVRMGEGTLDDIDHLGSRRIRTVGELLEGQCRVGLARIQRLVKERMTIFDTTVDRLSSQKLINPKALSAVIKDFFGRSQLSQFMDQTNPLSELTHKRRLSALGPGGLNRDRAGFEVRDVHSSHYGRICPIETPEGPNIGLISSLSTFAKVNEYGFIVTPYLKCSKGKVSKTIDWLTADEEERYVIAQANAPLDEKNCFVNDHVMVRVRGDFIEVPPEKVEYMDVSPKQVVSIAAGLIPFLEHDDANRALMGSNMQRQAVPLMKSERPFVGSGIEGRLARDSRVLVIAKEDGKVAYASADRIVVSKDGKMPVKKSGNECQIYKLRKFMRSNAGTCLNQRPIVKVGQKVKAGDVLADGSGTDEGELALGKNVVVAFMPWSGYNFEDAILINQKLVREDVYTSIHIEEFECGARDTKLGPEEITRDIPNVGEEALKNLSHDGIIQVGAEVKPGDILVGKITPKSETELAPEERLLRAIFGEKAADVRDTSLKAPSGTHGIVMDVKVSSKNNAMGATADKGKQTDVKKLEREIAERHEDVVAQLTEDLTEALSNILLGEKIPLDVMNSSTGDVIIPANRKITKTLLRKLAANYEFVEIDPSPIRIKIMGIIDEYRNKFVEAKQDKERSMDRAGSGEEVDAGIVKSVKVYVAEKKKLSVGDKMAGRHGNKGVISRIVAEEDMPFLPDGTPVDIVLNPLGVPSRMNVGQVLETHLGWACKHLGIHAATPIFDGISEEQIFSMLGEAGLSEDGKTELYDGRTGERMEQRVVVGVMYMLKLHHLVSEKIHARAVGPYSLVTQQPLGGKAQYGGQRFGEMEVWALEAYGAAHALQEILTVKSDDIAGRTRMYEAIVKGENVLDSGRPESFNVLIKELQGLGLNFQVKNEDGEPILSA